From Scatophagus argus isolate fScaArg1 chromosome 10, fScaArg1.pri, whole genome shotgun sequence, a single genomic window includes:
- the ddx43 gene encoding probable ATP-dependent RNA helicase DDX43 isoform X1 codes for MSDWEDEYDEEGVAIQRPALKSAQTEWKPPCDGRQRQSLFFGVRNAFRFGVPREDRDGSGAEGCQYKSRRGGRDVRSFSQSDGRRSFGSQRLDSSPPVKVTVENASVGRVIGRGGAKIRELEESTGARIKINKGSYEGEVIIFGSPAAQQKAKQMIEDLVSDGNSQFCSGLRRRPDYEGGDNEQRNGSVWSAAELQAAKVAPVCVSIDWNTIRENKAKYDELKWRDLPPMKKMFYTEAEGVSMLTAEEVSEWRKENNNIFVDDLKEEGEKRPIPNPCRTFLEAFEVYPDIMENIERVGFVKPTPIQSQAWPVLLSGEDLIAIAQTGTGKTLAYLLPGFIHMDGQPVPRAERGGPGMLVLTPTRELALQIETECSKYRYKSYTSVCIYGGGDRRGQINLVKDGVDIVIATPGRLNDLQMNELINLRSITYLVLDEADRMLDMGFEPQIMKILLDIRPDRQTVMTSATWPTGVRRLSRSYLKNPMMVYVGTLDLAAVNTVQQTVLIVHEEEKKSYLFDFIRNMLPHDKVLIFVGKKIVADDLSSDMCLQGLAVQSLHGDREQCDREEALKDFKASRVRILVATDLASRGLDVHDITHVFNYDFPRNIEEYVHRVGRTGRAGRLGAAVTLVTREDWRMAPELILILERAGQDIPDELVLMAERYEKHKREKEMSDPRGGRGGRGRRDGGGRGRGGRDRGQNWAF; via the exons atgtctgactgGGAAGATGAGTACGACGAAGAAGGCGTTGCTATCCAGAGGCCTGCTCTAAAATCAGCTCAGACTGAGTGGAAACCGCCATGTGATGGCCGTCAAAGACAAAGCTTATTTTTCGGTGTAAGAAATGCATTTAGGTTTGGAGTGCCTAGAGAGGACAGAGATGGTAGTGGTGCCGAAGGATGTCAGTACAAAAGTCGCAGAGGTGGACGCGATGTACGTTCATTTTCCCAGAGCGATGGACGACGATCATTTGGCAGTCAAAGGTTGGACTCTTCTCCGCCTGTGAAAGTCACTGTGGAAAATGCCTCCGTTGGGAGGGTAATAG GTCGTGGAGGAGCAAAAATTCGTGAACTTGAAGAGAGCACCGGTGCAAGAATTAAG ATAAACAAGGGAAGCTATGAAGGTGAGGTGATCATTTTTGGCTCCCCTGCTGCCCAGCAGAAGGCCAAGCAGATGATTGAAGACCTGGTGTCTGATGGCAACTCTCAATTTTGCAGTG GTCTTCGCAGGAGGCCAGACTATGAAGGAGGAGATAATGAACAAAGGAATGGCTCCGTCTGGTCTGCTGCAGAATTACAGGCTGCCAAAGTGGCCCCGGTCTGTGTATCCATAGACTGGAACACCATCCGGGAAAACAAGGCAAAGTATGACGAGCTCAAGTGGAGGG ACCTCCCACCCATGAAGAAGATGTTTTACACTGAGGCAGAGGGTGTATCCAtgctgacagcagaggaagtcAGTGAATGGAG GAAGGAGAATAACAATATCTTTGTGGATGacctgaaggaggagggggagaagcGGCCCATTCCAAACCCCTGTCGCACCTTTCTGGAGGCCTTTGAGGTTTATCCTGACATCATGGAAAATATTGAGCGAGTTGGTTTTGTCAAACCAACCCCCATCCAG TCTCAGGCATGGCCGGTGTTGCTGAGTGGGGAGGACCTGATAGCCATTGCTCAGACAGGGACAGGAAAAACCCTGGCCTACCTGCTGCCAGGCTTCATCCATATGGATGGACAGCCTGT ACCCAGAGCTGAGCGGGGTGGTCCAGGCATGTTGGTGCTGACTCCCACCAGAGAACTGGCCCTGCAGATTGAAACTGAGTGCAGCAAGTACCGCTATAAGAGCTACACAAG tgtttgtatctATGGTGGAGGGGATAGGAGAGGCCAGATCAACCTGGTGAAAGACGGGGTGGACATAGTGATCGCTACACCAGGCAGACTAAATGATCTGCAGATGAATGAGCTCATCAATCTGCGCTCCATTACCTACTTG GTGCTGGACGAGGCTGACCGTATGCTAGATATGGGCTTTGAACCCCAGATTATGAAGATTCTTCTGGACATCCGCCCGGACCGACAGACTGTCATGACCAG TGCCACCTGGCCCACTGGTGTGAGACGATTGTCCAGATCCTACCTAAAGAATCCCATGATGGTTTATGTCGGCACTCTGGACTTGGCG GCAGTCAACACAGTGCAGCAAACAGTACTGATTGTccatgaagaggagaaaaagtcGTACCTCTTCGACTTCATCAGAAACATGCTGCCCCATGATAAAGTCCTTATCTTTGTTGGCAAGAAGATTGT GGCTGATGACCTGTCCAGTGACATGTGTCTCCAGGGCCTGGCTGTACAAAGTCTCCATGGTGACCGTGAGCAGTGTGACCGTGAAGAAGCCCTCAAGGACTTTAAAGCGA gtCGAGTTCGTATTCTGGTCGCCACAGATTTGGCGTCTCGAGGATTGGATGTCCATGACATAACACATGTCTTTAACTATGATTTCCCACGCAACATAGAAGAGTATGTCCATCGCGTGGGTCGCACTGGCCGAGCAGG ACGTTTAGGTGCTGCTGTTACCCTTGTAACAAGAGAAGACTGGAGGATGGCACCTGAGCTGATTCTCATCTTGGAGCGAGCAGGACAG GACATCCCTGATGAGCTGGTGCTTATGGCAGAGAGATACGAGAAACacaagagggagaaggaaatgAGCGATCcaaggggaggaagaggaggaagggggaggagagatggTGGAGGGAGAGGTAGAGGAGGCAGAGATCGAGGCCAAAACTGGGCATTCTAA
- the slc17a5 gene encoding sialin isoform X1 has protein sequence MEPYGSDTEGDEQETPLLHRGHGDKAQGAPACCSARYGLALLSSYGFFVVYSLRVNLSVAMVDMLNNTHPSSTNHSGSVCPAHADPARPKHNHTASVYNWDSETQGWILGSFFYGYILTQVPGGYLAGRCGPKWLMGFGILGTVVFTLLTPVAADLGSSYLIAVRVLEGIGEGVTFPAMYTMWATWAPPLERSRLLTISYIGAQLGTVISLPLSGEICFYLDWTYVFYVFGAVGLVWFVLWAFLVFDSPNTHPRISERERLYINTSLKNELSTSARDIPWQAILTSIPLWAIVVAHFSYNWTFYTLLTLLPTYMNDILGFSIQQNGMLSALPYLGCAVMAVLSGQFADYLRETCQYPTVNVRKAFTVIGMIGPAVFLVAAGYTGCNYILAVAFLTVSSSLGGVSASGFNINHLDIAPSYAGILLGITNTFATIPGMVGPVIARELTKHNTIEEWQTVFYIAAAINLFGATFYTVFGRGTVQPWAVQASYSHGD, from the exons ATGGAGCCGTACGGGTCGGACACGGAGGGGGACGAGCAAGAGACACCGCTGCTTCACCGGGGGCACGGAGACAAAGCCCAGGGAG CCCCGGCATGCTGTTCAGCACGCTATGGCCTGGCGCTGCTCTCCTCCTATGGCTTCTTTGTGGTTTACTCCTTGCGGGTGAACCTCAGTGTGGCCATGGTGGACATGCTTAACAACACCCACCCGTCAAGCACCAACCACAGCGGCTCAGTGTGTCCTGCACATGCCGACCCTGCACGGCCCAAACACAACCACACG GCCAGCGTGTACAACTGGGACTCTGAGACACAGGGCTGGATCTTGGGCTCCTTCTTCTACGGCTACATCCTGACACAGGTACCCGGGGGCTACCTGGCTGGCCGCTGCGGACCCAAGTGGCTGATGGGCTTTGGAATCCTGGGAACTGTAGTTTTTACATTGCTCACCCCTGTGGCTGCTGACCTGGGTTCAAGCTACCTCATCGCTGTCAGGGTGCTGGAAGGGATAGGAGAG gGAGTCACCTTCCCTGCAATGTACACCATGTGGGCAACGTGGGCCCCACCCCTGGAGAGGAGCCGACTGCTCACAATTTCCTACATTG GAGCCCAGCTGGGGACGGTTatatctcttcctctctctggcGAAATCTGCTTCTACCTGGACTGGACTTACGTCTTCTATGTATTCG GTGCTGTTGGCCTGGTGTGGTTTGTCTTGTGGGCCTTTCTTGTCTTTGACAGCCCAAACACTCACCCACGGATATCCGAGCGGGAGAGACTCTACATCAACACATCACTAAAGAACGAG CTGTCCACATCTGCACGTGATATCCCCTGGCAAGCCATACTGACATCCATACCGTTGTGGGCCATTGTTGTGGCCCACTTCTCCTACAACTGGACCTTCTACACCCTCCTCACCCTGCTGCCAACCTACATGAATGACATACTGGGATTTAGCATACAGCAG AACGGGATGCTGTCGGCTCTTCCTTACTTGGGCTGCGCTGTGATGGCTGTGCTGAGTGGCCAGTTTGCTGATTACCTGCGGGAAACCTGCCAGTACCCCACCGTCAACGTCAGGAAGGCCTTCACTGTTATTG gCATGATTGGGCCGGCGGTGTTCCTGGTGGCAGCAGGCTACACAGGCTGTAACTACATTTTGGCTGTGGCCTTCCTCAccgtctcctcctctctgggcGGAGTCTCGGCCTCTGGCTTCAACATCAACCACCTTGACATCGCTCCTTC GTATGCAGGTATTCTCCTAGGAATCACCAACACCTTCGCCACCATTCCTGGTATGGTGGGACCAGTCATAGCAAGAGAGCTCACCAAACAC AACACCATAGAAGAATGGCAGACTGTTTTCTACATCGCTGCCGCCATCAACCTGTTTGGAGCGACCTTCTACACTGTGTTTGGTCGAGGAACGGTGCAGCCCTGGGCTGTCCAAGCATCTTACTCTCATGGAGATTGA
- the ddx43 gene encoding probable ATP-dependent RNA helicase DDX43 isoform X2 has translation MSDWEDEYDEEGVAIQRPALKSAQTEWKPPCDGRQRQSLFFGVRNAFRFGVPREDRDGSGAEGCQYKSRRGGRDVRSFSQSDGRRSFGSQRLDSSPPVKVTVENASVGRVIGRGGAKIRELEESTGARIKINKGSYEGEVIIFGSPAAQQKAKQMIEDLVSDGNSQFCSELQAAKVAPVCVSIDWNTIRENKAKYDELKWRDLPPMKKMFYTEAEGVSMLTAEEVSEWRKENNNIFVDDLKEEGEKRPIPNPCRTFLEAFEVYPDIMENIERVGFVKPTPIQSQAWPVLLSGEDLIAIAQTGTGKTLAYLLPGFIHMDGQPVPRAERGGPGMLVLTPTRELALQIETECSKYRYKSYTSVCIYGGGDRRGQINLVKDGVDIVIATPGRLNDLQMNELINLRSITYLVLDEADRMLDMGFEPQIMKILLDIRPDRQTVMTSATWPTGVRRLSRSYLKNPMMVYVGTLDLAAVNTVQQTVLIVHEEEKKSYLFDFIRNMLPHDKVLIFVGKKIVADDLSSDMCLQGLAVQSLHGDREQCDREEALKDFKASRVRILVATDLASRGLDVHDITHVFNYDFPRNIEEYVHRVGRTGRAGRLGAAVTLVTREDWRMAPELILILERAGQDIPDELVLMAERYEKHKREKEMSDPRGGRGGRGRRDGGGRGRGGRDRGQNWAF, from the exons atgtctgactgGGAAGATGAGTACGACGAAGAAGGCGTTGCTATCCAGAGGCCTGCTCTAAAATCAGCTCAGACTGAGTGGAAACCGCCATGTGATGGCCGTCAAAGACAAAGCTTATTTTTCGGTGTAAGAAATGCATTTAGGTTTGGAGTGCCTAGAGAGGACAGAGATGGTAGTGGTGCCGAAGGATGTCAGTACAAAAGTCGCAGAGGTGGACGCGATGTACGTTCATTTTCCCAGAGCGATGGACGACGATCATTTGGCAGTCAAAGGTTGGACTCTTCTCCGCCTGTGAAAGTCACTGTGGAAAATGCCTCCGTTGGGAGGGTAATAG GTCGTGGAGGAGCAAAAATTCGTGAACTTGAAGAGAGCACCGGTGCAAGAATTAAG ATAAACAAGGGAAGCTATGAAGGTGAGGTGATCATTTTTGGCTCCCCTGCTGCCCAGCAGAAGGCCAAGCAGATGATTGAAGACCTGGTGTCTGATGGCAACTCTCAATTTTGCAGTG AATTACAGGCTGCCAAAGTGGCCCCGGTCTGTGTATCCATAGACTGGAACACCATCCGGGAAAACAAGGCAAAGTATGACGAGCTCAAGTGGAGGG ACCTCCCACCCATGAAGAAGATGTTTTACACTGAGGCAGAGGGTGTATCCAtgctgacagcagaggaagtcAGTGAATGGAG GAAGGAGAATAACAATATCTTTGTGGATGacctgaaggaggagggggagaagcGGCCCATTCCAAACCCCTGTCGCACCTTTCTGGAGGCCTTTGAGGTTTATCCTGACATCATGGAAAATATTGAGCGAGTTGGTTTTGTCAAACCAACCCCCATCCAG TCTCAGGCATGGCCGGTGTTGCTGAGTGGGGAGGACCTGATAGCCATTGCTCAGACAGGGACAGGAAAAACCCTGGCCTACCTGCTGCCAGGCTTCATCCATATGGATGGACAGCCTGT ACCCAGAGCTGAGCGGGGTGGTCCAGGCATGTTGGTGCTGACTCCCACCAGAGAACTGGCCCTGCAGATTGAAACTGAGTGCAGCAAGTACCGCTATAAGAGCTACACAAG tgtttgtatctATGGTGGAGGGGATAGGAGAGGCCAGATCAACCTGGTGAAAGACGGGGTGGACATAGTGATCGCTACACCAGGCAGACTAAATGATCTGCAGATGAATGAGCTCATCAATCTGCGCTCCATTACCTACTTG GTGCTGGACGAGGCTGACCGTATGCTAGATATGGGCTTTGAACCCCAGATTATGAAGATTCTTCTGGACATCCGCCCGGACCGACAGACTGTCATGACCAG TGCCACCTGGCCCACTGGTGTGAGACGATTGTCCAGATCCTACCTAAAGAATCCCATGATGGTTTATGTCGGCACTCTGGACTTGGCG GCAGTCAACACAGTGCAGCAAACAGTACTGATTGTccatgaagaggagaaaaagtcGTACCTCTTCGACTTCATCAGAAACATGCTGCCCCATGATAAAGTCCTTATCTTTGTTGGCAAGAAGATTGT GGCTGATGACCTGTCCAGTGACATGTGTCTCCAGGGCCTGGCTGTACAAAGTCTCCATGGTGACCGTGAGCAGTGTGACCGTGAAGAAGCCCTCAAGGACTTTAAAGCGA gtCGAGTTCGTATTCTGGTCGCCACAGATTTGGCGTCTCGAGGATTGGATGTCCATGACATAACACATGTCTTTAACTATGATTTCCCACGCAACATAGAAGAGTATGTCCATCGCGTGGGTCGCACTGGCCGAGCAGG ACGTTTAGGTGCTGCTGTTACCCTTGTAACAAGAGAAGACTGGAGGATGGCACCTGAGCTGATTCTCATCTTGGAGCGAGCAGGACAG GACATCCCTGATGAGCTGGTGCTTATGGCAGAGAGATACGAGAAACacaagagggagaaggaaatgAGCGATCcaaggggaggaagaggaggaagggggaggagagatggTGGAGGGAGAGGTAGAGGAGGCAGAGATCGAGGCCAAAACTGGGCATTCTAA
- the cgasa gene encoding cyclic GMP-AMP synthase — MTGRGRPRSKNSQDTKCTTSTTRAAETPKDNLKAKNAKRCGGKAKSPETTEKQPAVKVKSPQKFVEETKKTQLEMPKSTMEAEATKATKCTDKTKSVEEFTDKTKMAQPQKCEDNAALNTLLRKTLEELKIKRNDRADAAKVVNELVKNITMHLKKNSECFKEVEEPLPTGSYYENLKISSPDEFDFMLPMPVNRVTIEPFGDDGAFYSVALKRGGSPLKKFEENNVLSASKMLTEFREEVVKCVKGFKGTEWKVTRKKKGCPAVTLNTELQSITISVDVVLCLVVKSSWPVFTKEGLKIESWLGTKVKQEYKRKPYYLIPKYEGRGTVEVDGVLAKDNWRISFSHVEKAILKNHGSEKTCCEKHGASCCRKDCLKLLKHLLHLLKERDSSFDKFCSYHAKTTVLHACASRTKDSDWSASTLSHCFQLLLKDFIDHLENGRLNNFFVPNQNLLSSPGQTQCKKLARCIREESDRGFPIFK; from the exons ATGACTGGCAGAGGAAGACCACGCTCGAAAAATAGTCAGGACACTAAGTGTACCACGAGTACAACTAGAGCTGCCGAGACACCAAAGGACAATCTAAAGgccaaaaatgcaaaaagatgTGGTGGAAAGGCAAAATCACCAGAGACAACCGAGAAGCAGCCTGCTGTAAAGGTCAAATCACCCCAAAAATTTgtggaggaaacaaaaaagacgCAGCTAGAGATGCCAAAAAGCACCATGGAAGCAGAGGccacaaaagcaacaaaatgtacTGACAAGACCAAATCGGTAGAAGAATtcacagacaagacaaagatGGCGCAACCACAAAAGTGTGAAGATAATGCTGCACTGAACACTCTCCTCCGTAAAACTCTGGAAGAACTGAAGATTAAGAGGAACGACAGAGCAGATGCTGCAAAAGTCGTTAATGAACTAGTAAAAAATATAACCATGCATTTGAAGAAAAACTCTGAATGCTTTAAAGAAGTAGAAGAGCCACTACCTACTGGAAGTTACTATGAAAATCTCAAG atcTCCAGTCCAGATGAATTTGATTTCATGCTGCCCATGCCTGTTAACCGAGTGACTATCGAGCCATTTGGAGACGATGGAGCTTTTTACAGTGTGGCATTAAAACGTGGTGGCAGCCCTCTGAAGAAATTTGAAGAGAACAATGTTTTATCTGCCAGTAAAATGCTCACGGAGTTCAGGGAAGAAGTGGTGAAGTGTGTCAAAGGATTTAAAG GAACAGAATGGAAggtgacaagaaagaaaaaaggctgtCCTGCAGTGACCCTGAACACAGAACTACAATCAATCACCATTTCAGTGGATGTTGTTCTGTGTCTCGTGGTTAAATCAAGCTGGCCTGTTTTCACCAAGGAAGGCCTTAAAATAGAGAGCTGGCTGGGAACCAAAGTAAAGCAGGAATACAAGCGAAAGCCATATTATCTCATCCCGAAATATGAAGGCAGGGGCACAGTGGAAGTTGACGGGGTCCTTGCTAAAG ATAACTGGAGGATTTCATTCTCCCATGTTGAGAAGGCCATATTGAAGAATCACGGATCAGAGAAGACATGCTGCGAAAAGCATGGAGCAAGCTGCTGCAG GAAGGACTGTTTGAAGCTCCTGAAGCACCTTCTCCATCTGCTGAAGGAAAGGGACTCTTCATTTGACAAGTTCTGTTCCTACCATGCCAAGACGACTGTTTTACACGCCTGCGCCTCCAGAACTAAAGACAGCGATTGGAGTGCCTCAACTCTGAGtcactgttttcagctgctcCTGAAGGATTTTATAGACCATCTGGAAAATGGCAGACTCAACAACTTCTTCGTTCCAAACCAGAACCTGCTTTCCAGTCCTGGacaaacacaatgcaaaaaacTGGCTCGTTGCATCAGGGAGGAAAGCGACAGGGGCTTTCCTATTTTCAAGTGA
- the eef1a1a gene encoding elongation factor 1-alpha 1a has product MGKEKLHINIVVIGHVDSGKSTTTGHLIYKCGGIDKRTIEKFEKEAAEMGKGSFKYAWVLDKLKAERERGITIDISLWKFETSKYYVTIIDAPGHRDFIKNMITGTSQADCAVLIVAAGVGEFEAGISKNGQTREHALLAYTLGVKQLIVGINKMDSTEPNYSQKRYEEIVKEVSTYIKKIGYNPDTVAFVPISGWNGDNMLEPSPNMTWFKGWKINRKEGNASGTTLLEALDAIQPPTRPTDKPLRLPLQDVYKIGGIGTVPVGRVETGVLKPGMVVTFAPVNVTTEVKSVEMHHEALTEALPGDNVGFNVKNVSVKDIRRGNVAGDSKNDPPQEAANFTAQVIILNHPGQISAGYAPVLDCHTAHIACKFAELKEKIDRRSGKKLEDNPKSLKSGDAAIVDMIPGKPMCVESFSEYPPLGRFAVRDMRQTVAVGVIKGVEKKVSTTGKVTKSAQKAQRNK; this is encoded by the exons ATGGGAAAGGAGAAACTCCACATCAACATTGTCGTGATCGGACATGTGGACTCCGGCAAGTCCACTACCACAGGCCACCTCATCTACAAGTGTGGGGGCATCGACAAGAGAACCATCGAGAAGTTTGAAAAGGAAGCCGCTGAG ATGGGAAAAGGGTCGTTCAAGTATGCCTGGGTGCTGGACAAGCTGAAGGCAGAAAGGGAGCGTGGAATTACCATCGACATCTCACTGTGGAAGTTTGAAACCAGCAAGTACTATGTGACCATCATCGATGCCCCGGGTCACAGGGACTTCATTAAGAACATGATCACTGGGACCTCCCAG GCAGATTGTGCTGTGCTGATTGTGGCAGCTGGTGTGGGGGAGTTCGAGGCAGGTATCTCTAAGAACGGACAGACCCGTGAGCATGCCCTCCTGGCCTACACTCTGGGGGTAAAGCAGCTCATCGTGGGCATCAACAAGATGGACTCCACCGAGCCAAACTACAGCCAGAAGCGTTACGAGGAAATCGTGAAAGAAGTGAGCACCTACATCAAGAAGATCGGCTACAATCCGGACACCGTCGCCTTCGTACCCATTTCAGGCTGGAATGGAGACAACATGCTTGAGCCCAGCCCTAAT ATGACCTGGTTTAAGGGGTGGAAGATCAACAGGAAAGAAGGCAATGCATCGGGGACCACGTTACTGGAGGCCCTGGATGCCATCCAGCCCCCCACTCGTCCAACGGACAAACCTCTACGTCTGCCACTGCAGGATGTCTACAAGATAGGAG GTATTGGAACAGTGCCTGTGGGCCGTGTGGAAACGGGCGTCCTAAAGCCTGGCATGGTGGTCACCTTTGCCCCCGTCAATGTGACTACTGAGGTGAAGTCTGTGGAGATGCACCACGAGGCGCTGACTGAGGCTCTCCCTGGTGACAACGTGGGCTTTAACGTCAAGAATGTGTCGGTGAAGGATATTCGTCGTGGCAATGTGGCTGGTGATAGCAAGAACGATCCACCGCAGGAAGCTGCCAACTTCACTGCACAG gtGATCATCCTTAATCACCCTGGCCAGATCAGTGCCGGTTATGCTCCTGTGCTGGACTGTCACACCGCTCACATTGCCTGCAAGTTTGCAGAGCTCAAAGAGAAGATTGATCGCCGCTCTGGCAAGAAACTGGAGGACAACCCAAAATCCCTCAAGTCAGGAGATGCTGCCATTGTCGATATGATTCCTGGCAAGCCAATGTGTGTTGAGAGCTTCTCTGAGTACCCTCCACTTG GCCGTTTTGCAGTGCGTGACATGCGTCAGACTGTGGCTGTGGGCGTAATTAAGGGTGTAGAGAAGAAGGTCTCCACCACTGGTAAAGTTACCAAGTCCGCCCAGAAGGCCCAGAGGAACAAATGA
- the slc17a5 gene encoding sialin isoform X2: MSKSEGETRAQQRYAPACCSARYGLALLSSYGFFVVYSLRVNLSVAMVDMLNNTHPSSTNHSGSVCPAHADPARPKHNHTASVYNWDSETQGWILGSFFYGYILTQVPGGYLAGRCGPKWLMGFGILGTVVFTLLTPVAADLGSSYLIAVRVLEGIGEGVTFPAMYTMWATWAPPLERSRLLTISYIGAQLGTVISLPLSGEICFYLDWTYVFYVFGAVGLVWFVLWAFLVFDSPNTHPRISERERLYINTSLKNELSTSARDIPWQAILTSIPLWAIVVAHFSYNWTFYTLLTLLPTYMNDILGFSIQQNGMLSALPYLGCAVMAVLSGQFADYLRETCQYPTVNVRKAFTVIGMIGPAVFLVAAGYTGCNYILAVAFLTVSSSLGGVSASGFNINHLDIAPSYAGILLGITNTFATIPGMVGPVIARELTKHNTIEEWQTVFYIAAAINLFGATFYTVFGRGTVQPWAVQASYSHGD; encoded by the exons ATGTCAAAAAGCGAAGGAGAAACAAGAGCTCAACAACGATACG CCCCGGCATGCTGTTCAGCACGCTATGGCCTGGCGCTGCTCTCCTCCTATGGCTTCTTTGTGGTTTACTCCTTGCGGGTGAACCTCAGTGTGGCCATGGTGGACATGCTTAACAACACCCACCCGTCAAGCACCAACCACAGCGGCTCAGTGTGTCCTGCACATGCCGACCCTGCACGGCCCAAACACAACCACACG GCCAGCGTGTACAACTGGGACTCTGAGACACAGGGCTGGATCTTGGGCTCCTTCTTCTACGGCTACATCCTGACACAGGTACCCGGGGGCTACCTGGCTGGCCGCTGCGGACCCAAGTGGCTGATGGGCTTTGGAATCCTGGGAACTGTAGTTTTTACATTGCTCACCCCTGTGGCTGCTGACCTGGGTTCAAGCTACCTCATCGCTGTCAGGGTGCTGGAAGGGATAGGAGAG gGAGTCACCTTCCCTGCAATGTACACCATGTGGGCAACGTGGGCCCCACCCCTGGAGAGGAGCCGACTGCTCACAATTTCCTACATTG GAGCCCAGCTGGGGACGGTTatatctcttcctctctctggcGAAATCTGCTTCTACCTGGACTGGACTTACGTCTTCTATGTATTCG GTGCTGTTGGCCTGGTGTGGTTTGTCTTGTGGGCCTTTCTTGTCTTTGACAGCCCAAACACTCACCCACGGATATCCGAGCGGGAGAGACTCTACATCAACACATCACTAAAGAACGAG CTGTCCACATCTGCACGTGATATCCCCTGGCAAGCCATACTGACATCCATACCGTTGTGGGCCATTGTTGTGGCCCACTTCTCCTACAACTGGACCTTCTACACCCTCCTCACCCTGCTGCCAACCTACATGAATGACATACTGGGATTTAGCATACAGCAG AACGGGATGCTGTCGGCTCTTCCTTACTTGGGCTGCGCTGTGATGGCTGTGCTGAGTGGCCAGTTTGCTGATTACCTGCGGGAAACCTGCCAGTACCCCACCGTCAACGTCAGGAAGGCCTTCACTGTTATTG gCATGATTGGGCCGGCGGTGTTCCTGGTGGCAGCAGGCTACACAGGCTGTAACTACATTTTGGCTGTGGCCTTCCTCAccgtctcctcctctctgggcGGAGTCTCGGCCTCTGGCTTCAACATCAACCACCTTGACATCGCTCCTTC GTATGCAGGTATTCTCCTAGGAATCACCAACACCTTCGCCACCATTCCTGGTATGGTGGGACCAGTCATAGCAAGAGAGCTCACCAAACAC AACACCATAGAAGAATGGCAGACTGTTTTCTACATCGCTGCCGCCATCAACCTGTTTGGAGCGACCTTCTACACTGTGTTTGGTCGAGGAACGGTGCAGCCCTGGGCTGTCCAAGCATCTTACTCTCATGGAGATTGA